In Rhizobium sp. ZPR4, a genomic segment contains:
- a CDS encoding EexN family lipoprotein — protein sequence MKLLVLLILGLSLFGCSKQPERTYSVDELMANQTLLSDLIAKCKSNPGELRATPNCVNAEAADWKSRLERMGKALGG from the coding sequence ATGAAGCTTCTTGTTCTCCTCATACTCGGTCTTTCTTTGTTCGGCTGCTCGAAGCAGCCCGAGCGTACCTATTCGGTCGACGAGCTGATGGCCAACCAGACGCTGCTGTCGGATCTCATCGCCAAATGCAAAAGCAATCCCGGCGAATTGCGAGCAACGCCGAATTGCGTGAATGCCGAGGCGGCCGATTGGAAATCCCGCCTGGAGCGCATGGGCAAAGCACTCGGAGGCTGA
- the virB5 gene encoding P-type DNA transfer protein VirB5 yields MFRQTALALLVSAHVVGAQGIPVIDQTAIAKQIESITQLKSQLDALNQQLQQAQQLYGSLNKLTNMADVASLLNDPAIRKALPGDFSAVESLLKGSGSGAIGDAASKFLTDNSTYKTSANDFYAQELSRLQNKNAGQMSLGQQIYDAATKRIDGIDQLRRQISSASDAKDIADLQARLQAETAFLQTDMLRMQGLQMMQQAEVQVDEQRRAEDWRKRMDTMGAALQ; encoded by the coding sequence ATGTTTCGACAAACAGCGTTAGCGTTGCTCGTCTCAGCCCATGTCGTCGGCGCACAGGGTATCCCGGTGATCGACCAGACGGCGATTGCCAAGCAGATCGAAAGCATAACCCAGCTGAAATCGCAGCTCGATGCGCTGAACCAGCAACTCCAGCAGGCCCAGCAGCTCTACGGTTCGCTCAACAAGCTCACCAATATGGCTGACGTCGCCAGCCTGTTGAACGATCCGGCGATCCGCAAGGCATTGCCAGGGGACTTTTCTGCCGTCGAAAGCCTGCTCAAGGGCTCAGGTTCAGGCGCGATTGGCGATGCCGCCTCAAAGTTCTTGACCGACAATTCGACCTACAAAACGAGCGCCAATGACTTTTACGCTCAGGAACTGTCGCGTCTTCAGAACAAAAATGCCGGGCAGATGAGCCTCGGCCAGCAAATCTACGACGCTGCGACCAAGCGGATTGACGGGATTGATCAATTACGCCGGCAAATCTCTTCGGCAAGCGACGCCAAGGACATCGCCGATCTGCAGGCGCGGCTGCAAGCCGAAACGGCCTTTCTCCAGACCGATATGCTCAGGATGCAGGGGTTGCAGATGATGCAGCAGGCCGAGGTTCAGGTCGATGAGCAGCGCAGGGCCGAGGATTGGCGCAAGCGCATGGATACAATGGGAGCGGCCCTTCAATGA
- a CDS encoding VirB4 family type IV secretion system protein, with protein sequence MPNVSRLKFRELEPETFIPYVRHVDETVIALDSRALLAMIALEGVSFETIDAIDLNSLQRDLNTLYRNIADERLAIWTHLIRRRDNSYPAGEFTNSFSATLNGKYRERMVSEDLFRNDLYLTLLWHPGRDPAERLANLLSRLRKAQRAAVELDEDSLKHLRDKVTDVIAGLRRFAPRVLSLYDQNGILFSEPSEVLHQLIGGRREPIPLTEGRISSAIYSDRVIFGRETVEIRDEGTSRYAGMFGFKEYPARTRGGMLDGILTAPFELILTQSFAFRSKTDARTIMGRKQNQMVSAVDKAASQIEELDAAMDELESNRFVLGEHHLTLGVFASSVKGLADNLAKARSHLTNGGAVVAREDLGLEAAWWAQLPGNFRYRARSGAITSRNFAALSPFHSYPMGRKDGNEWGPAVAMLKTASGSPFYFNFHYGDLGNTFVCGPSGAGKTVLLNFMLSQLEKHDPHMVFFDKDRGADLFVRAAGGTYLPLKNGLPTGCAPLKALELTPANKIFLARFIAKLAGATVRDFSVSDVSDIALAIDGLADLPKEQRTIGALRTFLNNTDPEGIAARLRRWERGGPLGWVFDNEADEIGIGAKFLGYDMTDFLDNEEIRNPLMAYLFYRVEQLIDGRRIIIVIDEFWKALQDESFLDLAQNKLKTIRKQNGLMLFATQSPRDAINSPIAHTIIEQCPTQVFLPNSRGNRDDYVGGFKLTEREFELVARELSAESRRFIVKQGHNSVVAELNLNGFDDELAILSGRTANIELADAIRSELRDDGDGEAWLQMFQQRRSV encoded by the coding sequence ATGCCTAATGTGTCCCGTCTCAAATTCCGTGAACTCGAGCCGGAAACGTTCATCCCTTATGTCCGCCACGTGGATGAGACCGTGATCGCCCTCGACTCCAGAGCATTGCTAGCGATGATCGCTTTGGAGGGCGTATCGTTCGAGACAATCGACGCTATCGATCTGAACAGCTTGCAGCGCGATCTCAACACGCTCTACCGCAACATTGCGGACGAGCGTCTGGCAATCTGGACCCATCTCATCCGCAGGCGCGACAACTCTTATCCCGCCGGCGAGTTCACCAATTCCTTCTCGGCAACGTTGAATGGCAAGTATCGCGAGCGAATGGTGAGCGAGGACCTGTTCCGCAACGATCTCTATCTCACCCTACTTTGGCATCCGGGACGCGATCCGGCTGAACGGCTCGCAAATCTGCTGTCACGGCTTCGCAAGGCCCAACGAGCCGCAGTCGAGCTCGATGAGGACAGTCTGAAGCATCTCCGGGACAAGGTAACCGATGTCATTGCGGGACTGAGACGCTTTGCGCCGCGCGTGCTGTCGCTCTACGATCAGAACGGTATCCTGTTCTCCGAACCGAGCGAGGTGCTGCATCAGTTGATCGGCGGCCGCCGAGAACCCATACCATTGACGGAAGGCAGGATCTCCTCGGCGATCTATTCTGATCGTGTGATCTTCGGGCGCGAGACCGTCGAGATCCGCGATGAAGGGACAAGCCGTTACGCCGGCATGTTCGGTTTCAAGGAATATCCGGCACGAACACGCGGCGGCATGCTGGATGGCATTCTGACGGCACCTTTCGAACTGATCCTCACTCAGTCGTTCGCGTTCAGGTCCAAAACCGATGCCCGCACCATCATGGGCCGCAAGCAGAACCAAATGGTGAGTGCGGTCGACAAGGCGGCCTCCCAGATTGAAGAGCTTGATGCGGCAATGGACGAGCTGGAATCGAACCGTTTCGTGCTCGGCGAGCACCATCTGACCCTCGGGGTCTTCGCTTCATCTGTCAAAGGCCTCGCTGACAATCTCGCCAAGGCGCGCTCACATCTGACCAATGGTGGCGCTGTCGTGGCACGCGAGGATCTAGGGCTCGAAGCTGCATGGTGGGCACAATTGCCCGGTAATTTTCGGTATCGAGCCCGTTCCGGTGCGATCACCTCGCGGAATTTTGCAGCACTTTCTCCGTTTCATTCCTATCCTATGGGTAGGAAGGACGGCAACGAATGGGGACCAGCCGTCGCCATGCTGAAGACGGCGTCGGGCTCGCCGTTCTATTTCAATTTCCACTATGGCGATCTCGGCAACACCTTCGTCTGCGGTCCGTCGGGTGCTGGCAAGACCGTGCTTCTCAATTTCATGCTATCGCAACTCGAAAAGCATGACCCGCACATGGTCTTCTTCGACAAGGATCGTGGCGCCGACCTCTTCGTGCGGGCTGCCGGCGGTACCTATTTGCCGTTGAAGAACGGGCTGCCAACCGGATGTGCACCGCTGAAAGCCTTAGAGCTGACACCGGCGAACAAGATATTCCTGGCACGATTTATCGCCAAGCTAGCCGGTGCGACCGTGCGTGATTTTTCGGTCAGCGATGTCAGCGATATCGCGCTGGCGATCGATGGTCTTGCCGATCTGCCGAAAGAGCAGCGCACGATCGGCGCTTTGCGCACCTTTCTCAACAATACCGATCCGGAAGGGATCGCCGCACGCCTGCGTCGATGGGAAAGAGGCGGGCCGCTTGGTTGGGTCTTCGACAACGAGGCCGATGAAATCGGTATCGGTGCCAAATTTCTCGGCTACGACATGACCGATTTTCTCGACAATGAGGAAATCCGTAATCCCTTGATGGCTTATCTTTTCTATCGCGTCGAACAATTGATTGATGGCCGACGGATTATCATCGTCATCGACGAGTTCTGGAAGGCGCTGCAGGACGAGAGCTTTCTTGACCTTGCCCAGAACAAGCTCAAGACCATCCGCAAGCAGAATGGCTTGATGCTGTTTGCCACGCAAAGCCCGCGCGACGCCATTAACTCACCAATCGCGCATACGATCATCGAGCAGTGCCCAACACAGGTTTTCCTGCCGAATTCCCGCGGTAATCGAGACGACTATGTCGGTGGCTTCAAGCTCACCGAACGAGAATTCGAGTTGGTTGCCCGCGAGCTCTCCGCTGAAAGCCGGCGCTTCATTGTTAAACAGGGTCACAACAGTGTTGTCGCCGAACTCAATCTCAACGGTTTCGACGATGAGCTCGCAATCCTGTCGGGGCGAACGGCCAATATCGAACTCGCCGATGCGATCCGGTCTGAACTCCGAGACGATGGCGATGGCGAAGCATGGTTACAAATGTTCCAGCAAAGAAGGAGTGTGTGA
- a CDS encoding type IV secretion system protein VirB3 — protein sequence MLEKVSLEEDTLFLACTRPAMIAGVTMEAMGVNIILTTILYIVAGSIAYGLVGVVFHFIFRSLVKHDHNMFRILLAWIETRGRSRNGAYWSGASLTPLRLVRHYDERDLGHA from the coding sequence ATGCTGGAGAAGGTTTCGCTTGAGGAAGACACCCTTTTCCTGGCCTGCACCCGGCCAGCGATGATCGCCGGGGTGACGATGGAGGCCATGGGCGTCAACATTATACTGACGACCATCCTCTACATTGTAGCTGGCTCGATTGCCTATGGGCTTGTCGGTGTGGTCTTTCATTTCATTTTTCGCTCGCTCGTCAAGCATGACCACAACATGTTCCGCATTCTGCTGGCCTGGATCGAAACCCGTGGTCGTTCGCGCAACGGCGCCTATTGGAGTGGTGCTTCGCTGACGCCGTTGAGGCTAGTGCGACACTATGACGAAAGGGACCTTGGCCATGCCTAA
- a CDS encoding TrbC/VirB2 family protein has translation MMSRINIRAFGVTVAMATVLSTAMIEPAFAQSAGGIETVLQNIVTLLTGNVAKLLATIAVIIVGIAWMFGYLDLRKAAYVVLGIGILFGASQIVSTISGG, from the coding sequence ATGATGTCGAGGATCAATATTCGTGCATTTGGCGTCACCGTTGCGATGGCAACTGTCCTTTCGACCGCCATGATCGAGCCCGCCTTCGCGCAGAGCGCCGGTGGGATCGAGACGGTTCTCCAGAATATCGTCACCTTGCTCACCGGCAACGTCGCCAAGCTCTTGGCAACGATCGCCGTCATCATTGTCGGCATCGCCTGGATGTTCGGCTACCTCGATCTTCGCAAGGCCGCCTATGTCGTGCTCGGTATCGGCATTCTCTTTGGCGCCTCGCAGATCGTCAGCACGATTTCCGGGGGTTGA
- a CDS encoding lytic transglycosylase domain-containing protein — MVVSFTDLAQTCAPAIAIETLAAVVSLESQFQPFDIRVRGSSSLHEQPKSKAEAIETATWLMAEHKDVQLGLGGIGIAELRKFDLSISDAFDPCLNLKATATLLDGYYRLAVHAGATLQQAERVMLQSYYGRSDPSVGKMAQYDDQVQIEAKRLSKTLSAIAIEQNVGRPTVPEPRINDPSLNGEERPLPDLSAKPPSWDVFHAARQSSALVFQNDQPEQSE; from the coding sequence ATGGTCGTCTCCTTCACCGATCTTGCCCAGACCTGTGCGCCGGCGATCGCGATCGAAACGCTTGCAGCGGTTGTCAGTCTCGAAAGCCAGTTCCAGCCTTTTGATATTCGCGTGCGGGGGAGCTCATCTCTTCATGAGCAGCCGAAGAGCAAGGCTGAGGCGATCGAAACCGCAACGTGGCTGATGGCGGAGCATAAAGATGTCCAGCTAGGGCTTGGCGGCATTGGCATCGCCGAATTGCGCAAGTTTGATCTCAGCATCTCAGACGCCTTCGATCCATGCCTCAACCTCAAGGCAACGGCGACACTGCTCGATGGTTATTATCGTTTGGCCGTGCACGCCGGCGCGACATTGCAGCAAGCGGAGCGCGTGATGCTGCAATCCTACTACGGGCGGTCCGATCCTTCAGTCGGAAAGATGGCGCAGTATGACGATCAGGTCCAAATCGAGGCCAAACGGCTTTCGAAAACGCTATCCGCCATTGCGATAGAGCAGAATGTCGGGCGGCCGACGGTACCCGAACCCCGGATCAATGATCCATCCTTGAACGGTGAGGAAAGGCCTTTGCCCGACCTGTCGGCGAAACCACCGTCTTGGGATGTCTTCCACGCAGCGCGGCAATCATCTGCGCTGGTCTTCCAAAATGATCAACCGGAGCAGTCTGAATGA
- a CDS encoding MarR family transcriptional regulator codes for MTSTLTTQWNSLSFAAFILHEIMDHPQEDETPQSRLKQVGMMSVLYIMNQAHQALTISNIVEITKLTRMGVTETIEPLLKRGILTETFVKNSMGRGKARQFEIAPEIFEKLRNFQAR; via the coding sequence ATGACAAGTACCCTAACCACCCAGTGGAACAGTCTTTCGTTTGCAGCATTCATCCTGCATGAGATCATGGATCATCCGCAGGAGGACGAGACACCGCAATCCCGGCTAAAACAGGTCGGCATGATGAGTGTTCTTTACATCATGAACCAAGCTCATCAGGCACTAACTATCTCAAATATAGTTGAAATTACGAAGCTCACGCGTATGGGCGTAACGGAGACAATCGAACCGTTGTTGAAACGTGGGATCCTGACGGAGACGTTCGTGAAAAATTCCATGGGGCGCGGCAAGGCCCGTCAGTTTGAAATCGCGCCGGAGATTTTCGAGAAGCTGCGGAACTTTCAGGCGCGATAA